The Oleispira antarctica RB-8 genome contains the following window.
GTCACAAAACTAGGCCCGATTGATTCCTTAGTTCAAGCGACGATTAAGACGCAACAACTGATTGTTTTCACTTTAGAGTCACTTTGGAAGATGATTTCGGGCGATCTTTCGGTCAAGAACTTGAGTGGACCGATTACCATTGCTAAAGTAGCGGACTCTTCAGCGAGTAATGGTTTACAGGCCTTTATTGGATTTTTAGCGTTATTAAGTGTTTCGTTGGGTGTTTTAAATTTATTACCCATTCCTGTATTGGATGGTGGTCATATTATGTTTTATGCCATTGAGGCAATTCGAGGTAGAGCATTATCTGAACGAACTCAGATAATGGCTGTACAGGTTGGCATGGTACTGTTAATGAGTCTCATGGTTATCGCTTTTTATAATGACATCAGCCGTTTATAGTTCTGTGTTATACAGACTGTTAATAATAGTGGCCTAATTTTTTTTGGAATTGAATCGCATATGCGCGTTTTGTTTTTTACCTGTTTTTTAGCAGTATTTAGTCATTTAGCGGCTGCAGAGTCTTTTGTCGTGAGTGACATTCGCGTTGAAGGTTTACAGCGTATCTCTGCGGGAACGGTTTTTGAAGCCTTCTCTATTGATGTGGGTGATAGTGTCGATAGCCAGCGGTTAGCGACCGCGTCAAAGCGTTTATTTAAAACGGCATTATTTAACGACATATCATTGCAACGAGATGGTGATGTGTTAATTGTGCAGGTGGTTGAATTACCCACCATTACGCAGCTAGAAATTAAGGGCAACCAGGCCATTACCAGTGACGCGTTAAAAGACGGTTTGAAGCAATCGGGCTTAGCGGAAGGATTGGTTTTTAAGCGTTCTACTCTAGAGCGAATCTCACTCGAACTAGAGCGTCAGTACGTTGCACAAGGCCGTTACGATGCCAATATTAAAACCGAAGTGACTCCATTACCGAGAAACCGAGTAGGATTAGTTATTCAGGTCGACGAAGGTACTGTTGCCTCGATCCAGCATGTTAATATCATTGGTAATTCCGTATTTAGTGATGAAGAATTGCTGAAAACGTTTCAGCTACAAACTAGTAATTTTTGGTCTTGGTATGCCAGTGATGATAAATACGCGCGTGAAAAACTTTCTGGGGATTTAGAGACTCTAAGGTCTTACTACCTCAATCGGGGTTATATTCGCTTTAACATTGAATCAACTCAAGTTTCAGTCTCGCCGAATAAAAAAGGTGTCTACATCACGATAAACGTTACTGAAGGTGATATTTATAATGTGCGCGAGTTGCAGTTAGCGGGTGATTTAGTTTTACCAGAAGAAGAATTAGAACGTTTTTATATTATTCAAGAAGGTGAGGTTTTCTCTCGTCAAAAAGTGACGCTTAGTAGTGACTTGATGATTAAGCGTTTAGGTAATGACGGTTATACCTTTGCCAAGGTTGATGGTATTCCAAAAATTGACGATGAAACAAAAGAAGTGGATATCACGTTCTTTGTTGAACCAGGCAAACGAACTTACGTTCGACGTATTAACTTTGCAGGTAACGAAAGCACGCTAGATGAAGTCTTGCGTCGTGAAATGTTACAAATGGAAGGTGGTTGGGCATCAACTGAAAAAATTGAAGCGGGTAAAAAACGTTTAAACCAACTCGGTTTCTTTAAAGGCGTTAACGTTGAAACGCCAGCGGTTGCTGGGGCCGATGATTTAATTGATGTGAACTACAGTGTTGAAGAGCAACTCAGTGGCAGTTTGAACTTTAATGTGGGTTATGCCGGTGGTAGTGGGTTTATTATAGGTACCAGTATTAGCCAGAATAACTTTTTAGGCACGGGTAACCGTATGTCTTTAGCGTTGCAAAAAAACAGCACCGTACAATCGTATAATTTTTCCTTTCAAGATCCTTATTACACCATTGATGGTGTGAGCCGCGGCTTCAACTTATTTTATCGTAAAACCGATTTCTCTAGTCAATCGTTTACCAGTGATTATCAATCTAATACGCTAGGCGGTAATGTCTCTTTCGGCTATCCGATCAGTAATCGTGAGCGTTTGTCTTTTACCTTGGGCGCCTCGGAAACAGAAATGTTTGAAGGCTCCACCGTACCGGCAGAAATTTCAAGTTTCATCGATGATAATGGTGATCGCTTCCGTGAGTATTCTTTAGGTTCAAGTTGGAAGTGGTCGAATTTAAACCGTGGCCTATTTCCTACCGATGGCGCTCAGCAAAGCTTATCGTTTGACTTAGCGATTCCTGGCAGTGATTTGACCTATTACAAATTAGGTTATAAAGCGGATTATTATATCCCTTTAAATCTAGACTGGTCTCTTCGTTTCCGTACCGAGTTAGGATACGGCGATGGCTTTGGCGACTTAAACCAACTGCCTTTCTTTAAAAACTTCCGTGCCGGTGGTGTTGGTTCAGTTCGAGGGTATCGTACTAGCTCTTTAGGGCCGCAAGGTTTACCTGAATATAATCTAGTTGATCTTGTAGAAACGGATAATGATGGTAATCCAGTATTTGAGACAGATAACTTGGGACGTCCGGTAGTTGACAGTGGTGCAGCCCGTAATATTTATTATGAAAATGCCGACGGCGATATCGTTCGTGCTGTTAACTCAGCAGGTTATGCTCCTGTGTATGTCACAGATGCGGCTAATGGTTCAATTGAACAAGCGCCAGCCTACGTCGAGAGTGCTACAGCTTTGGGTGGTAATATACTAGTAGAAGGAAGCACTGAATTAATTTTCCCATTCCCGTTTATAGAAGATCGCAGTTCATTGCGCAGTGTATTTTTCTTAGATGCGGGTAATGTATTTACTGACCAGTGCTATAAGCCAAATGATAATGAAGCGCCTAATTTTACGAGTCATCCGTTTTGCAATGAAGGTATTGATCTTTCAGAGCTGCGTTTAAGTACGGGTGTTGGCGTGACTTGGGTAACGGCTATTGGGCCGCTGACCTTTACTTACTCTTTCCCATTAAATGATAAAGAAGATGATCGAACTGAAGGGTTTGAGTTCTCTCTTGGGCAAGTATTTTAAATAAATTAATTCATAAACTAACCACTTTAATAATAACTAGGAAGATAATATTATGCGTTTTTTACAAATAGCTCTATTGGCCATGGCTGCAAGTTTTGCTCAGGCAGAAATGAAGATTGCCGTTGTTGATATGCAGCGCGCGGTATTGGCATCGGATGAAGCTAAGATCGCTGTTGAGAAATTTCGTGCCGCTAAGCAAGATGACATTGATACTATCAGTAAGCTAGAAACTGAGCTGAAAGGTATTCAGGATAAGATTGCTAAAGATGGCGAAATTATGAGCGAAGACGAGCGTCGTAAGCTTAAAAATAGCTTTGAAGAAAAAGCGACAACGTATAAATTTCATCGTCAAAATATGCAAAAAGCAGAGCAGCAAGAGTTACAGCAGCTTGCCCAAGCAATGGAGCCAAAAATGCAGAAAGCGTTAAAGACGATTATCGATGAGAACAAGTATGACCTAGTTGTACGTCCTGAAATGGTTATCTTTAATGGTCCAGGTACAGATATTACTAAATTATTGCTTGAACAATTAAACAAAAAATAATCAGAGCAATAGATTTAGGCTGTTGGCTTGGATCTAAGTGCAGAATAAAAGGCTAGTGAATACCATGACACAACGATCTATTTCTTTAGCAGATATTGCTGAAAAAATTGGCGCTACTTTTGTTGCGAGCTCAGCAACCAATGATGATCAGATATCTGTGTCAGGTATTTCGACCTTGGAATTGGCCAGTTCTGAGCAAGTTACTTTTTTGGCGAACCCAAGTTATCGAAAGCAATTAGCGACAACTCAGGCCGCTGCAGTAATTTTACACCCCGATATGCAAGAAGAATGTCCTGTGTCGGCTTTAGTGATGAATAACCCTTATGTGGGTTTTGCTAAGCTGTCGCAATTATTTAATAACCTGCCTACCCAGGCAGCGTTCATTCATCCTTCCGCGACGATTGCGAGCAGTGCAAGTATTGCTGAAGATGCATCAATCGGCGCAAATGTTGTTATTGGTGAGTACGTGGAAGTGGGTGCTGGAACGCGCATTGGCCCTAATAGTGTCATTAGTGATCACTCCATTATTGGCGAGCAATGTATATTGCATGCGAATGTTGTGGTGTATCACGATGTGGTAATCGGTAACGACTGCATTATTCATTCAGGCTGTGTATTAGGTGCTGATGGCTTTGGCTTTGCTCCAGACGCAGGTGAGTGGGTGAAAATAGCGCAACTTGGTGGAGTTCGAATTGGTAGCCAAGTAGAGATTGGTGCGAATACAACGATTGACCGCGGCGCACTGGGTAATACTCAGATTGGTAACGGTGTGAAAATTGATGATCAAGTTATGATTGCTCATAACGTGGCTATTGGTGATTACTGTGCTATCGCAGCAACGTCAGGTATTGCGGGCAGCACAACGCTGGGTAAAAACTGTACGATTGCCGGTGGTGTTGGCATTGTTGGTCATATAGACATAACCGACGGTGTTCATATTACGGGCATGACACTCGTTTCAAAATCGATTAAAGAAGCGGGTGTATATTCATCGGGAACGGCAATGATGCCTGCCAATGAATGGAGAAAAAGCGCGACTCGTTTCCGTCAGCTAGATGATATGGCAAGACGTTTAAAGAAATTAGAAAAAAACCAATAGGTGAAAATGATGCCCGCTTTGGATGTGCAAGGTATTAAAAAGTTACTCCCTCACCGCTACCCATTTTTATTGGTAGATCGCGTGAACACTATCGACATTGAAGGACCTAATGTTGGCAGTATTAAAGCCATTAAAAACGTGACGATTAATGAAGAGTTTTTTAATGGTCATTTTCCGCAACACCCGATTATGCCCGGCGTATTAATCGTCGAGTCCATGGCGCAGGTTGCAGGAATTTTAGGTTTACACATGTTGGGAGAGAAGCGCACTGACAAAACAAGTTATTATTTTGCCGGCGCCGATCACGTTCGTTTTAAAAAGCCCGTTGTGCCGGGCGATCAGCTTCATTTAGAAGCTGAATACGTTAATAGTAAGCGTGGTATTTGGAAGTTTTCATGCCGTGCCCGCGTTGATGGTGATGTAGTGTGTTGTGCTGAAATCACCTGTGCAGAGAAGGATATTTAAAGATGATTGATCCCAGAGCCGTAATCGACCCCAGCGCAATCATTGCTGACGGTGTAGAGATTGGCCCCTGGTCCATGGTTGGACCGGGTGTAGAAATCGGCGAAGGAACGGTTATTGGCCCTCATGTTATTGTTAAAGGGCCAACAAAAATTGGTAAGAATAATAAAATCTTTCAGTTCTCGTCGATTGGTGAAGAATGCCAAGATAAAAAATACGCCGATGAGCCAACTGAATTAATTATTGGCGATAATAATATTATTCGTGAAGCGTGTACGTTTCATCGTGGCACGACGCAAGATAAGGGTATTACCCAAGTCGGCAGTAATAATTTGTTTATGATAAATACCCACATCGCTCATGATGTAGTTATGGGTGATAACTGTATTATGGCTAACGATACTAATGTGGCAGGTCATGTGCATATTGGTGATTACGTTATTTTAGGCGGTGCAACTCAGGTGCATCAGTTCTGTAAAATCGGCAGCCATTCAATGTCGGGTGCGGGTTCTGTAGTTTTAAAAGACATACCTGCGTACATCATTTGTAATGGTTACCCGGTTGAGCCTCACGGTATTAATATCGAAGGTTTAAAACGTCGCGGTTTTGAAAAAGCATCAATTCAGTTATTACGTAAAGCGTATAAAGCACTTTATCGCCAAACGCTGACACTAGAAGAAGCTTTGGTTGAAATTCGAGTTTTGGCTGAACAAGATGATGTCGTTAAGGTTTTACTTGAGTCTCTCGAGCAATCGACACGCGGTATTATTCGCTAATGCGTATTGCAATAGTCGTTGGTGAAACTTCGGGTGATATGTTGGGTATTGGCTTGATGAAAGCCTTGAAGAAACATTACCCAGACGCGACATTTGAAGGTATTGGTGGTCCATTAATGGAAGCAGAGGGCTTTAAGTCTTTTGTTCCTATGGAGCGACTTGCTGTTATGGGTTTAGTAGAAATATTAGGCCGATTATTCGAATTATTAAAAGTGCGCAAAAAACTGGTTCAATATTGGCAGAAAAATCCACCGGATGTTTTCATTGGTATTGATGCACCTGAATTTAATACTCAGCTTGAATATAAATTAAAAACGTCGGGTATTAAAACAGTTCATTACGTTAGCCCTTCTGTTTGGGCATGGCGTTCTAAGCGAATTCATAAGATTAAAAAATCTGTGGATTTGATGCTGACCTTATTTCCTTTCGAAGCAAAATTTTATCAGCAGTATGATGTTCCCGTGAGTTTTGTTGGCCATAACTTGGCCGACAGTATTCCTTTTGAAAGTAATGCTGATGATGCACGTCAGGTTTTCCAGATTGAGGCGAATGAAAAAGTTGTTTGCCTCATGCCTGGTAGTCGTGGCAGTGAAGTAGAAAAGCTGTGTCCCATTTTTATCCAAACGGCTGAATTAGTGGGCAAGCATAATCCTAATGTCCGCTTTATCTTGCCTGCGGCTAATGACGTTCGTAAGCAACAAATTAAAACATTAATCGACGAAGTAAAGCCTGATGTTAAAATCGAAGTAATCGATGGTGACTCCAAGACCTGCATGCAAGCGTCCGACGTTATATTGCTCGCATCGGGCACCGCAACTCTTGAAGGTCTATTACTTAAAAAGCCCATGATTGTGAGTTACATCGTATCGCCGATTACGGCGATGATTATGCGCCGATTACTGAAACAAGATTTTATTTCGTTACCGAATTTATTAGCCGGTCGAGAAGTTGTACCTGAAATATTACAAGAGAATGCGACGGCTGAAAATTTAGCCTACGCGGTGAATGAGCGGTTAGAAGATGAAAATTTAATTCATCAGCTTAAAGAAACTTTCTTATTTATTCACAAGCAGCTTAAGCGTGGCGCGAATGATCAAGCAGCACTGGCGATTGTTGATTTATTAGAACCTAGTCCGATTGCTTGTCGCACTGTGAATTCAAGTGATATTGAATCTACTCGATCGGATGATGCCTAATGTCTGCTGATGATGGGCTAACAGAGAGCTTGGCTGAAAAATTTAATGTCTTAACCGAAATAGAAGCACAGCTAATTGAGCAGCGCATCGTCTATTGCGGCGTCGACGAAGCAGGGGCGGGTCCTTTGTGCGGTGATGTTGTTGCAGCAGCTGTTATTCTAGATCCAAATAATCCAATTGCCGCGTTAAATGATTCGAAAAAGCTGAGCGAAAAGAAGCGCGAAGCGCTATTTCCTGAAATCAAAGAAAAAGCATTAAGTTATTGCATTGCTCGGGCCACGGCAGAAGAAATTGATAGCATCAATATTCTGCAGGCGCGTATGTTGGCGATGACGCGTGCGGTTCGAGGCTTAGAGCTTCATGGTTTAAAACAACTGCCTGAGTATGCGCTCATTGATGGTAATCGCTTACCGGAATTGGATATGCCTGGTGCGGCAATTATTAAAGGTGATGCTTTGGTTGCTGCTATCAGTGCGGCGTCGATTTTAGCCAAGGTGCAGCGAGATCATGAAATGGTCGCTTTGGATCAGCAATATCCTGGGTACGGTTTAGCCAAGCATAAAGGCTATCCGACAAAGGCGCATATTGAAGCGTTAGAAGTACTAGGCCCTTGCGAAATCTATCGCAAAACCTTTGGTCCGGTTAAAAGATTGTTAATGAATAAGTAGTTTGCCTTATTAAATTTAAATAGCTCAACTTTTATAACCAACTTGAATAGCTCATTTTTAATAGTTTATTTAAAACGTTAATTGAAAAAACGAGTTTAATCTCCCCCAAATTCATAGCTCTGCTTCAACTTCAAAGGGTGAACCCTGTGCAATACGATGTAATTATAATTGGCGCTGGTGCCGCAGGTCTAATGTGTGCCGCCATTGCAGGTCAGCGTGGACGATCTGTTTTAGTTCTAGATCACGCCAATAAAGCAGGCAAAAAAATTCTTATGTCGGGCGGTGGCCGTTGTAATTTTACCAATTATTATGTCGAGCCAGATCGCTATCTTTGTCATAATACTCACTTCTGCAAAAGTGCTTTAAGTCGTTATACCCAGTGGGATTTTATTGGCCTTGTAGAAAAGCATGGAATTCCTTATCACGAGAAGCAGTTAGGAGAATTATTTTGTGATAATAAAGCCAGTGATATTCTTGAGATGTTATTAAGTGAATGCGATCAAGCGGGTGCTAAAGTTCAACTGAATACGTCAGTGGATGCTATTCATTCTTTAGAGACAGAAAGTGGTGGCTATAAATTGAACACGACTCAAGGTGAATATACTTGTGAGTCGTTGGTGGTTGCGAGTGGTGGGTTGTCGATTCCTACCTTGGGTGCCAGCGGCTTTGGTTATCAAGTTGCTGAACAGTTTAATTTAAAGACTTATAAAACCCGCGCAGGGTTAGTCCCTTTCACGATTACTAATCAGTTGAAAGACGTGTGTATTGCGCTTTCAGGTAGTTCTTGTGAGGTCATTATGGAATGTAATGGCCAAAGCTTCCGCGGTAATATGTTATTCACTCACCGAGGCTTGAGTGGCCCTGCGGTATTGCAAATATCGTCTTATTGGCAAGCAGGCCAGCCTTTAACGATCAATTTATTGCCAGATATCGATCTTGCGCAAGTCTTGCGTGAGACTCAACATGAGCGACCAAAGCTTTCATTAAAGAAATTCATCGCGCAGTGGTTAACGCAAAAAATGTCTGAACAGTTGGTTGAGTTATTCTTAAGCGACTTGGTGAAAACAACTGACGTCTTTAAAGCAGAGCAACCACAAACGCTGGCGGAACTGAACGCAGAGCAAATGGATGCGATTGCTCATCAATTTAATGCTTGGCAGTTAGTACCTTCAGGAACCGAAGGATATCGTACGGCAGAAGTGACATTGGGCGGAATCGATACTGATGAAGTTAGCTCTAAAACCATGATGTCTAAGAACCAGCAAGGTTTGTATTTTATCGGTGAAGTCTTGGATGTCACTGGGCATTTGGGTGGTTTTAACTTTCAATGGGCTTGGGCGAGTGGCTGGGCGGCTGCGCAGTACGTATAGACTTCCTGAAAAGAAAGCTCAATGCTAGAATGTGTCTCTTAAAATGCATAT
Protein-coding sequences here:
- the fabZ gene encoding (3R)-hydroxymyristoyl-[acyl-carrier-protein] dehydratase, translated to MPALDVQGIKKLLPHRYPFLLVDRVNTIDIEGPNVGSIKAIKNVTINEEFFNGHFPQHPIMPGVLIVESMAQVAGILGLHMLGEKRTDKTSYYFAGADHVRFKKPVVPGDQLHLEAEYVNSKRGIWKFSCRARVDGDVVCCAEITCAEKDI
- a CDS encoding Putative outer membrane protein, chaperone Skp (OmpH) family, encoding MRFLQIALLAMAASFAQAEMKIAVVDMQRAVLASDEAKIAVEKFRAAKQDDIDTISKLETELKGIQDKIAKDGEIMSEDERRKLKNSFEEKATTYKFHRQNMQKAEQQELQQLAQAMEPKMQKALKTIIDENKYDLVVRPEMVIFNGPGTDITKLLLEQLNKK
- a CDS encoding Outer membrane protein, bacterial surface antigen (D15) family — protein: MRVLFFTCFLAVFSHLAAAESFVVSDIRVEGLQRISAGTVFEAFSIDVGDSVDSQRLATASKRLFKTALFNDISLQRDGDVLIVQVVELPTITQLEIKGNQAITSDALKDGLKQSGLAEGLVFKRSTLERISLELERQYVAQGRYDANIKTEVTPLPRNRVGLVIQVDEGTVASIQHVNIIGNSVFSDEELLKTFQLQTSNFWSWYASDDKYAREKLSGDLETLRSYYLNRGYIRFNIESTQVSVSPNKKGVYITINVTEGDIYNVRELQLAGDLVLPEEELERFYIIQEGEVFSRQKVTLSSDLMIKRLGNDGYTFAKVDGIPKIDDETKEVDITFFVEPGKRTYVRRINFAGNESTLDEVLRREMLQMEGGWASTEKIEAGKKRLNQLGFFKGVNVETPAVAGADDLIDVNYSVEEQLSGSLNFNVGYAGGSGFIIGTSISQNNFLGTGNRMSLALQKNSTVQSYNFSFQDPYYTIDGVSRGFNLFYRKTDFSSQSFTSDYQSNTLGGNVSFGYPISNRERLSFTLGASETEMFEGSTVPAEISSFIDDNGDRFREYSLGSSWKWSNLNRGLFPTDGAQQSLSFDLAIPGSDLTYYKLGYKADYYIPLNLDWSLRFRTELGYGDGFGDLNQLPFFKNFRAGGVGSVRGYRTSSLGPQGLPEYNLVDLVETDNDGNPVFETDNLGRPVVDSGAARNIYYENADGDIVRAVNSAGYAPVYVTDAANGSIEQAPAYVESATALGGNILVEGSTELIFPFPFIEDRSSLRSVFFLDAGNVFTDQCYKPNDNEAPNFTSHPFCNEGIDLSELRLSTGVGVTWVTAIGPLTFTYSFPLNDKEDDRTEGFEFSLGQVF
- a CDS encoding Pyridine nucleotide-disulphide oxidoreductase, class I, encoding MQYDVIIIGAGAAGLMCAAIAGQRGRSVLVLDHANKAGKKILMSGGGRCNFTNYYVEPDRYLCHNTHFCKSALSRYTQWDFIGLVEKHGIPYHEKQLGELFCDNKASDILEMLLSECDQAGAKVQLNTSVDAIHSLETESGGYKLNTTQGEYTCESLVVASGGLSIPTLGASGFGYQVAEQFNLKTYKTRAGLVPFTITNQLKDVCIALSGSSCEVIMECNGQSFRGNMLFTHRGLSGPAVLQISSYWQAGQPLTINLLPDIDLAQVLRETQHERPKLSLKKFIAQWLTQKMSEQLVELFLSDLVKTTDVFKAEQPQTLAELNAEQMDAIAHQFNAWQLVPSGTEGYRTAEVTLGGIDTDEVSSKTMMSKNQQGLYFIGEVLDVTGHLGGFNFQWAWASGWAAAQYV
- the lpxD gene encoding UDP-3-O-[3-hydroxymyristoyl] glucosamine N-acyltransferase. By similarity, which produces MTQRSISLADIAEKIGATFVASSATNDDQISVSGISTLELASSEQVTFLANPSYRKQLATTQAAAVILHPDMQEECPVSALVMNNPYVGFAKLSQLFNNLPTQAAFIHPSATIASSASIAEDASIGANVVIGEYVEVGAGTRIGPNSVISDHSIIGEQCILHANVVVYHDVVIGNDCIIHSGCVLGADGFGFAPDAGEWVKIAQLGGVRIGSQVEIGANTTIDRGALGNTQIGNGVKIDDQVMIAHNVAIGDYCAIAATSGIAGSTTLGKNCTIAGGVGIVGHIDITDGVHITGMTLVSKSIKEAGVYSSGTAMMPANEWRKSATRFRQLDDMARRLKKLEKNQ
- the lpxB gene encoding Lipid-A-disaccharide synthase; this encodes MRIAIVVGETSGDMLGIGLMKALKKHYPDATFEGIGGPLMEAEGFKSFVPMERLAVMGLVEILGRLFELLKVRKKLVQYWQKNPPDVFIGIDAPEFNTQLEYKLKTSGIKTVHYVSPSVWAWRSKRIHKIKKSVDLMLTLFPFEAKFYQQYDVPVSFVGHNLADSIPFESNADDARQVFQIEANEKVVCLMPGSRGSEVEKLCPIFIQTAELVGKHNPNVRFILPAANDVRKQQIKTLIDEVKPDVKIEVIDGDSKTCMQASDVILLASGTATLEGLLLKKPMIVSYIVSPITAMIMRRLLKQDFISLPNLLAGREVVPEILQENATAENLAYAVNERLEDENLIHQLKETFLFIHKQLKRGANDQAALAIVDLLEPSPIACRTVNSSDIESTRSDDA
- the rnhB gene encoding calf thymus ribonuclease H — its product is MSADDGLTESLAEKFNVLTEIEAQLIEQRIVYCGVDEAGAGPLCGDVVAAAVILDPNNPIAALNDSKKLSEKKREALFPEIKEKALSYCIARATAEEIDSINILQARMLAMTRAVRGLELHGLKQLPEYALIDGNRLPELDMPGAAIIKGDALVAAISAASILAKVQRDHEMVALDQQYPGYGLAKHKGYPTKAHIEALEVLGPCEIYRKTFGPVKRLLMNK
- the lpxA gene encoding Acyl-[acyl-carrier-protein]-UDP-N-acetylglucosam ine O-acyltransferase, whose translation is MIDPRAVIDPSAIIADGVEIGPWSMVGPGVEIGEGTVIGPHVIVKGPTKIGKNNKIFQFSSIGEECQDKKYADEPTELIIGDNNIIREACTFHRGTTQDKGITQVGSNNLFMINTHIAHDVVMGDNCIMANDTNVAGHVHIGDYVILGGATQVHQFCKIGSHSMSGAGSVVLKDIPAYIICNGYPVEPHGINIEGLKRRGFEKASIQLLRKAYKALYRQTLTLEEALVEIRVLAEQDDVVKVLLESLEQSTRGIIR